Within the Thermostichus lividus PCC 6715 genome, the region AAGTGATTGTGGCCTTTGGCCGTCATGCTCCCGATGCGTTTTATACAACGGATGTGGGGCAACACCAAATGTGGGCTGCCCAATTTTTGAAAAATGGCCCGCGGCGATGGGTCTCTAGTGCCGGCTTGGGGACAATGGGCTTTGGACTGCCTGCGGCAATGGGGGTTAAGGTTGCACTGCCCAATGAGCAGGTGATCTGCATCAGTGGTGATGCTAGCTTTCAAATGAACTCCCAAGAATTGGCCACCCTTGCCCAGTACGGTATTGCGGTGAAGACAGTGATTATTAATAACTTCTGGCAGGGAATGGTGCGGCAGTGGCAGCAGGCCTTCTATGAAGAGCGCTACTCCCACTCCAATATGGCCAAGGGAATGCCAGATTTTATTAAGTTGGCGGAGGCCTACGGTGTCAAAGGATTGCGGGTGAGCGATCGCCACAATCTGGACGACATTATTCAAGAGGTGCTGACCTACGATGGCCCAGTCTTGCTAGATGCCCACGTGACCCGGGATGAAAACTGCTATCCGATGGTGGCTCCCGGCAAAAGCAACGCCCAAATGCTGGGCTTACCGGAGCAAGCAACCCTCGAAAAAGCGGCCGAGCTAGTGTACTGTACGAACTGCGGTGCCAAGACGATTTCTAGCCATCGCTTTTGCCCTGAATGTGGCAGCAAGCTTTAGCCAAGTTCTAACCAGTTGAGTAGCTGAGCCATTGCCCAACCTAGGTAATTGGCGACCCCATAGCCAAGGAGGCCAAGGGTGATGCCAACCCCCAGTAGGGCTGGCTGGTGGCGACCGCTCGCTTGAGCTGCAGCAGTGGTAGGCCCCCCCACCGCCGCTTGGGAGGCTAAGGCCAGTAATTCAACATCCAGTTTGAATAGATACCCCAGCCCAGAGATCACCACCCCATGGCTAAACACAATGGTGGCGGCAAACAGCACAATCTCAACCCCCACAGGCACTAACGAGGGCAGATGGGTTCCCGCGCCAATGACGGTAAAAAAGAGATTGAGACTAAACATGCCAAGGGCACCGGTACCACGGAGGTAGCGTACCCACTGGAATTGGGCAATGGCTACACTTAGGGTAGTGAGCCAAACCACTGTTGGGATGACCGGCCAAAATTGATGTAGCGCTGTAGCCAGCACTAAAACTCCCATGCCTAAGCTCAGGAGAATGGCTAAATCGAGGGGGGCGATCGCCGAGGCTGTGGGCAAGGGCGATAAAGCTAAGGCGTCTGTTGCTGAGCGCTGCGGATAAAACCGTGCCAAGACTGAGGGCAGCGTTAAGGTGAAGCCCAACCATACTGCCGTGAGTAGGTTATCTGCGGTCGTTGCTGCGGTAAAGAGCAGATCAGTGAGGTTCAGGGCACGCCCGACACTCACAAAATTTAAACTGCCACCAATGTAACTTGCTGCTAAGCTACCCGCCAGCCGTGGGGTGTCGCCACCAAAGCGACTGTGAAACAGGAGGCTCGCCAGTAGCGCCCCCATCAAGGTGCCCACAGCCGCAATGCCAAAGGCTAACAAGGCCGATCGCCCCAAGCGGCGCACATCCTGCAAATTCACAAGCAACAGTAACCAGACAATGGCTAAGGAGGTCACTGGCCCATAGATGGTGTCATAGACAGCAGACTGTTGGGGAATGACCCCTAAGTTGGCACACAAGGCCGCTAGGAGCAAAATAATTAAGGATCCCCCCACCCGTGCTGCCCAACGATAGCGGTGCTCCAGCCACAGCCCCAAGGCAGTCAGGGTGAGTAAAATGCCCCAAAGGGTGAGGCTCTCATCCATGGGAAGCCACCTCTGGCATGGGTTGCCCTAAGCGGGTGGGTTGCTCGTAAACTCGCCGCAGGGTATTCACATCCCGCTGAGAAATGGGCGGTGGATCCGCTACTTGGGCAAAATAGAGAGCATCCGTGGGCAGGGGACTATGCCCCCAAATACCGAGGGCATGACCCAACTCATGGCGCAGAGCCGCCAGCACATAGCGGGGGGCTTGGGTGGGTCGCACCACCACCCGAACCCGATGCCGCAGTAGGCCGTTGCTATCCACAAACAGTTCATAGCTGGTTTCCGCCGCTCGGACACGACGGTTGTTTTGGTCGCTGGGGCGCTCAGACTGGAGGCGAATATTGGCCGTAGCGGTTGGCGGCACAATTTGCAGTGGCAGATAGGCCGACCATTCGGCAACAGCTTGCTGGGCTGCCTGTGCCCATAGGTTATTGGGATCCCGCGGCGGGGGGTCAATGGCCACGGTCACCGGAAAGGCTGTCCACAGCAGATACCCCACTTCCAACGGCTGTACCTCGGTAAAATAGTCGTCCCCCGCCGGAGGCAGAGCTGCAAGGGAGCTAGGCAAGGGATAGGTGGTAAGGGGGGTAAGGCAAGATTTTGGCGGGCAAGGGAGGGGGAGCTACCGCTGAGGACAACCCCCACAGCAACGATGAGGGCAATTACCGAAAACCGCCAGCGCGATCGCATCTCTCCTCCTTAGCACCCGCTCAAAAATGGCCAGCCCGGAAAGCGCCAGAGGACAATGGGGATAGCAACGGTCCAGAAAAAGGCATTCCCAAGCGCCAGTTGCCCCGACAGATTCATGGGTAATTGGAGTAGCCCTTGCAACAACCACCGATCTAAGGGCAACACCAGCACCCACATCAGGCAGACTAGCGCCAGACCCAACCAGAATATCGACCAGCGGGCATTGGTGTTAATGTTCTCAAAAAAGGTACGACTCACCAGTTCCTCTAAAAGTGCCGTAGTCCCAGAGCGGTATTGTCCGCCGGTGGCTTGGGTCGCGGCTGCCAGTTGTGGCGCATACTCCCCGACAACAATGGCATTAATTTTAATCCCTTGCCCTTGGGCTGAGGTGACGACAGCGGTATCCACGGGTGCTGCGCCATCGGTAATGATCAGTAATTCACGGCAGCGGTTAGAAACCTGTTGCAGTTGCTGGGTGGCGGTGGCGATCGCCCCCGATAGGTTCGTGGCGCTGGGGTCCACCTGAGCTAAAAGATCGCTGCGGTTGAGCGCCTGATCGAGTTGTGTCAGCAAGACATCGGCCTTGGTTTCAAAGCGTGGGGTTAAAAAGACCACATTGCGGCCAAAGCCATGGATCATGATGGCATTGGGGTTAGCCAACTCCCGCTGATTGCGTTGCAGATAGAGTTTGGCCGCGGCTACCTGCTGCGCCATCACCGTTTGGGGCTGGTTAAACTGTAAGGGATTGTCCCCAAAGGTGCTGCCACTCAAATCCAAGGAAAGCACCACCGCCACACTGGGGCGACCCCACCCCAACAGCGTAAACAGAAGCGCCAAGAGCAGGCACCCCGTCAGCAGGATCAGGGGAATTTGAAAGAGGGGATAAGACCACAGGGGTCGTCGTTGACGATACATGGGGCTACTGGGTGTCAAGGGTTCCCCTAAACACTGCGACGGCAGGTCCGGTCATATACAGATGTTGACTGTGAACATCCCAGCGAATATGCAGATCACCGCCGGGTAGTTCAACCGTGGCTTGGGCTTGCCCTGCTGCATCGGCTTTGAGTCGCCCGGTGAGTACCGCCGCAACAACCGTGGCACAGGCACCGGTACCGCAGGCAAGGGTCATCCCCGCCCCCCGCTCCCAGACGCGCATGCGCAGGCGATCGCCCCCCAGCACTTGGACAAACTCAGTATTCGTGCGCTGGGGAAACACAGCATGGTGCTCAAACAGTGGCCCTAGCGTCTCTAAGGGAATAGCGGCTACATCTTCTACAAAGGTGACACAGTGCGGATTCCCCATACTCACACAGGTTACCAGCCAAGGGCGATCGGCCACCGTCAAGGGCACCTCGATCACTTTGGCATCTGGAGCGGTTAGGGTAGTGGGGATTTGTTGCGCCAGCAGTTGTGGTGTCCCCATATCCACTGTCACTTGACCGTCTGCTTGAATGTGGGGCACCATCACCCCCGCTAGGGTGTCAATGCGGTAGCTGACGGTTTCACCGCAGGTGCGGCCTTCCAGTTCAAAAATAAACTTGGCCAGACAGCGAATGCCATTGCCACACATTTCGGCAACGGAGCCATCGGCATTGTACATCCGCATTTGGTAGTCACAGTCGCCAGTGCCCGCCAGTAGGAAAATTACCCCGTCGGCACCCACCCCAAAATGGCGATCGCACCAGTGGCGAGCCTCCTGTGGCGAAAGACGAAGGGTCGGCTGCTGACGATTGTCTAAGAGTAGGAAATCGTTACCTAGCCCTTGGTACTTCTGAAAAGATAGGCTCATAGAATTGTAGAGGAACTAGAGGAGAACCCATGACTGACGAATTCCAGACGGGATTACCCAGTATCCGCCAGCTACAGACCTTAATTAAAGATAGCACTGAGGTTGAGGTGAAACTGATCACAAGTGATCTAGTGGTGGGAAAGGTGCGCTGGCAAGACGCAAACTGCCTGTGCGTGGTGGATCACTATGACCAACCAACGATTATTTGGAAGCAAGCCATTGTCTTTATTAAGCCGAAACTGACTTAGGGAGCTGGGGAGCTTGCCAGTGGCCAGAGGGCTAGCCCCGCCTTCAGTGCTGCATGATACACCACCTGCCATGGCTGCTGATGCTGCCGTGCTAGGGCGGCACAGTCTTCATACTCCGGCTGCACATTGAGGGGGTGTCCGTGACCATCGGTGGCTAATTTCAGCCGCACCTCGCCAAACGGGGTAGTCACGGTTTTGATCTGCCGCTGGAGGACATAGCGATCTTGCACTTGGCGGCGCAGCCCTAGGGTCGTGGTTTCCCGAAAGAGGGTCTGAACACAGGCGGCTTCGGCACTGAGAGGACACAGTACGGTCAGGAGCACCCCAAGGCGTGACTTTTTCATTGTAATGGCTTGACAGAAGACCTCCACCGCACCAGCGGCATAGAGTTGCTCTATCGCGTAGGCTAAGGCTTGGGGCGGCAGGTCATCCAGTTGGGTTTGCAACTCCACAATGGTGGTGGGGGTTGGCGGTTGGCTGTTGGGGGTTTCGCCTAACCACAGGCGAAGGAGGTTCGGCAGCGGTAACTCATGGCTGCCAGCGCCTAAGCCTACTCGCTCTAAGGTCATGGCGGGTGGGGTGCCAAATCCTTGGCTAAGGGCACAGACAATGGCGGCACCCGTGGGGGTCACCAGTTCGTTCGCAATCCCGTTGCTGTAAACCGGCACCCGATAGGCTTGCCAGAGTTGCAAGACCGCTGGCACGGGCACCGGCAGTTGACCATGGGCGGCCCGTACTGTCCCGCCACCGGTGGGCAAGGGCGAGCAGTAGATCTGCTCAATGCCGAGGTAATCTAGCCCTAAACAGGTGCCAACAATATCTACTAGGGCATCCACGGCACCGACTTCGTGGAAGTGAACGGCAGTGGGGGCAATGCCATGAACGGCACCTTCGGCGATCGCCAAGGCTTCAAACACCCGTAAACTCCAGTCGCGGGCGCGATCGGGCAAATCTGCGGCTAAAATCTGCGCCTGAATGTCTGGCCAATGGCGGTGGTGCGGATGGCTGTGCTCGTGAAGCTGGACGTGAGCCTTCAGACCCCGCTGCCCTTTTCGCTGCACGGTTTCAGTGGTTAAGGTAAACTCTGCTGCAATCCCCAGCTTTGCCAGTTGCCCGTGCAAGTAGTCAAGGGGAACGCCACCATCGATCAGCGCCCCAAGGCACATATCCCCAGCAATTCCCGCTGGGCAGTCGAAGTAGGCAACGTTCATAGAACCTCCGAAATACCCTAACGCTGGGCTAGAAGTTACCCGCTAAGGCCGCTTCACAGCGATCGCACAACTGGGGATGGGTTGCAGAGCGCCCTACACTCTCGGCATAATTCCAGCACCGGACGCACTTGGTCCCGCTGGCGGTGCCTACGCCAACCCATAGCTCCGGTTGCTCAAGGGTGTAGCTCAAGCTGAGCGATCGCGGCTGCGGCATCACCTCCACTTGTGAGACTAAAAATAGATAGCGGAGTTCATCCACACCATTACCCGCCAAGGCATCGGCACTGTTCATGGCCTCGAGGCGATCGCGCAGGTCTGGGTTGGCCACGTACAGCCACACCTTGGCTTCGAGGGACGAGCCAATGGCCTTTTCAGCGCGCGCCTGCTCCAGTACCTTGTTGACCTCTGAGCGCAACTGTCGCAGCACCTCCCAGCGGCTCGCCAAGGGTGGGTCGCGCCACTGATCCGCACGCTGTACCCAGCCACTTTGAAACACCGATGTGTAGGGCGTGGCAAACGGTAAGTGCTGCCAAATATCTTCTGCCAAGTGGGGCAGCACCGGGGCGATCGCCCGCGCCAGATTTTGTACCGTAATAGCAAGCACCGTTTGGCAGCTACGGCGGCGATCGCTGGCAGGGGCACTAATGTACAAGCGATCCTTGGCAATATCCAGATAAAAATTTGACAAATCCACCGTGCAGAGGTTCTGAATGGTTTGGAAGAACCGGTAAAACTGGTAGCTGTCAAAGGCTGCCGTCACTTCGCTAAACACCTCATGGAGGCGGTGCAGCATATAGCGATCCAGTTCTGGCAACTGAGCGTAGGGCACAGCATCCTGCTGTGGGTCGAAATCGTAGAGGTTACCCAGTAAAAAGCGCGCTGTATTGCGAATTTTGCGATAGATATCCGCCAACTGCTTCAGAATCGTTTTGCCAATGGGCACATCATTGGCATAGTCCACCGAGGACACCCACAGCCGCAAAACATCCGCACCGTAGGCCGGGTCTTGCTTTTGGTTTTTGCCGCCCTCAATTACCTCGCGCGGATCCGTGACATTGCCCAAGGATTTACTCATCTTGCGCCCCTGCTCATCCAAGACAAAGCCGTGGGTGAGCACCGATTTGTAGGGAGCGTGCCCCTGCACCGCCACCCGGGTCAGCAGCGATGACTGGAACCACCCCCGATGCTGATCCGAGCCTTCGAGGTATAGATCCGCTTGCTGCTCCCCTAGAACTGCTGCCCAGGATGAGCCGGAGTCAAACCACACATCCATGGTATCGGTGCCCTTTTCGTAGCGATCTGCCTGATCTTGCAGGGCGGGGGGCAATAGCTCCGCCACCGAGAGTTCCCACCAAGCATCAGACCCCCGCTGGCGAATGATGGCTTGGACATGGGCAATGGTGTCTGCCGTGAGCAGGGGGTCACCGGTCACCTTGTCATAAAACACCGGAATGGGTACCCCCCAACTGCGCTGCCGCGAAATACACCAGTCGGATCGCTCCGCCACCATGGCGGTAATGCGATTTTCCCCTTGCGCCGGAATCCACCTCACCTCGGCGATCGCCGCGAGGGCAGCATCGCGAAACCCCGCTACCGAAGCAAACCATTGCTCCGTTGCTCGAAAGATCGTGGGTTTTTTGGTTCGCCAGTCGTAGGGATACTTGTGAACGTAAGGCTCTTCTTTAAGAAGGGCGCCGGCAGCCTCTAAAGCCACAATAACCGCCTCATTCCCCTCTTTGAGGACATTCAGGCCAGCGAACTGACCCGCCTCCGCCGTGAAACAGCCATCTGCATCCACCGGGGACAGAATGGGCAGGCCGTAGCGTTGACCAACGGCGTAGTCCTCCAGTCCATGACCGGGAGCCGTATGTACTAAGCCGGTACCGGAGTCCGTTGTCACATAGTCACCGCCGATAACGATTTTGCTCTGGCGATCGTACAGGGGGTGCTGATAGCGGGTATGTTCGAGATCGGCACCCTTGGCGGTAGTCACCACGGTTAAGGTTGTGCCTAGGGTTTGACTGAGGGACGGCACTAAGTCGTGCGCCACAATCAGGTAAGCGTGGCGCTTTGCTGGCGCTACCCGTACCAGAGCATAGGTCAAGTCGGGGTTGACGCTCACCGCTAGGTTCGCTGGCAAAGTCCACGGTGTTGTCGTCCAAATGGCAACCCCCATCTGCCCGAGTGCTTCATACCAAGCTGCGGCCAACCCTTGGGGGAGCTCCAGTACGTCAAAGGCAGCGTACACACTGCGGGACGTATGGCCTTCAGGATATTCCAGTTCTGCTTCCGCAAGGGCAGTTTTGGAACTGGGGCTCCAATGCACGGGCTTCAGACCGCGGTAGATATAGCCCCGCAGTACCATTTCCCCAAACACCCCAATTTGTGCTGCTTCGTACTCAGGTGAGAGGGTGAGGTAGGGGTGCTGCCAGTCTCCCCACACACCGTAGCGCTGAAAGCTCCGTTTTTGTTCAGCAACGGTTTTGAGGGCAAACTCCTTGGCGCGCTGCCGCAGGGAGAGGGGGGTAAGGTTCTGGCGTTCTTCAGCACTTAGGGTTTGCAGTACTTTGAGTTCAATCGGCAAGCCGTGGCAGTCCCAGCCGGGGCGGTAGTGAACTTTGCGCCCTTGGAGGAGCTGATATTTATTGATAATGTCTTTAAGAATTTTATTGAGGGCATGGCCAATATGAAGGGCACCGTTGGCGTAGGGCGGACCATCGTGAAGGATAAATACCTCGCCCGGATTGTGCTGTTGCAGCCGTTCATAGATCTGCTGTTGTGCCCAAAAGTCTTGCAGTTGGGGTTCACGGGTGGGTGCATTCGCCCGCATCTCAAAGGTCGTCTGTGGCAGATTTACCGTATCTTTGTAGTCTGTTGCGGGGTCAGCCATGGCAGCGGGCAGGTTTTAGAATAACAGCAGGATAACGTGCCCTTCAATTGTAGGGGAAGTGATCGGGCACGCTCAAGCTATCAAGAGGGATCAAAGGCAGGCGTGATTTCTGTTCTTGGGTTAGATGTAGGGCGCAAACGGATTGGGGTGGCGGGCTGCGATCGCCTCGGGCAGCTTGCGACCGGCTTAAGAACGATTCAGCGCCGCAGCTTTGCCCACGACCTTGAGCAACTCCGGCAACTGTGTCAGGAGCGGCAGGTCGAACGCCTCGTGGTGGGGCTACCCTACACCCTCAACGGTGAGCTGGGATCCCAAGCGCGGCAGGTACAGCACTTGGCAGAACGCTTTGGCAAGGCGCTTGACTTGCCGGTGGAGTACGTGGATGAACGGCTGACCTCCTTTCAAGCCGAAGAGATTCTCAAGCAGCGGGGGCGATCGCCGCGGCGGGAAAAAGCCCTTGTAGATCAAATTGCGGCGGCGTTAATTTTGCAGCAGTGGCTTGACGCACTCAAGCAGCCTGTGCAAACGACGGTAGCAACGCCTAGGCCGACGGCGGCAGAGAGAGATTGAAGCCGTGAATTTGCCACCAACGCACATTTTCCGCCTCAAAGCGACCATCTACATCCACTCTGACTGAAAAGTCAAACCATGCGGCTGGTGGGATATTGATTCCCCACAGGCGATCGCTGCCGAGAACCACACTCACTAAGCACTGCAAAAATCCGCCGTGGGAAATACACCACACACAGTGCTCATCCTCGTGTTTGCGTAGGTGCTTCCACGTTTGTTTGGCCCGCTGCCATGCCGCTGCCATCGACTCCGCTTCGGGAATCGGCACAAGACAGTCCTGCTCCTCCAACTCATTACAGAGATGCGGCTGCTGTTCCTGAGCTTGCGCCCAAGTCAGACCGGTAAAAACCCCCTGATCAATCTCAATTAAGTCCGCCAATTCCTGAATCTTTAAGCCAGAGATTGGGTTCATGAGGCGAGCCGCCTCACAACAGCGCTGCAGCGGACTGGTATAGATAAAATCCGGCGGGGGCAAAATCTCCCGTAGCGCAAGGGCTTGCTGGCGACCCCGCTGTGTGAGGGGAACATCCTGCCGCCCTAGCATCACGCCAGTGTCATTCCCCACCGCTTCACCATGGCGGACTAAAATTAAGCGCATTTTGCCCTCCCCTGAATATCATGACTCGCGGTAAAATTGGCAATTGCTCCACTCCTCGGTAGAATTATCGTACTGAGTGGCTGCTCTCGATGGCTGGCCACAGATTTATTTACATTTGATTGATTGCATACCTGTGCCCGTAATCGCCCCTCCCATTCGTCCTGCTTGGCATGGCTTAATTCACGCCTACGGTGACTTTTTGCCCGTCAGCGATCGCACCCCCATTGTGACCCTTTATGAAGGGAACACGCCCCTGATTCCGGTGCCCCGCATTGCTGAGCGGGTGGGTCGGAATGTTTCAGTATATGTCAAGTACGACGGCCTTAATCCCACCGGTAGCTTCAAGGATCGCGGTATGACCATGGCGATCTCTAAAGCCAAGGAGGCGGGAGCGGAAGCAGTGATTTGCGCTAGTACTGGGAATACCTCCGCAGCAGCAGCGGCCTATGCGCGGCGGGCGGGTCTGCGCGCCTATGTCCTCGTCCCGGAAGGCTATGTGGCTCAGGGCAAGCTGGCTCAGGCATTGCTCTATGGTGCTGAAGTGATTGCCATTGAAGGGAACTTTGACCAAGCCCTTGACATTGTGCGGGTGATGGCCGATACCTACCCCATTACCCTAGTGAACTCTGTCAATCCCTATCGCCTTGAAGGGCAAAAAACCGCAGCCTTTGAGGTGGTGGATAGCTTGGGCAATGCCCCCGATTGGCTGTGCATCCCCATGGGCAATGCTGGCAATATTACCGCCTATTGGATGGGCTTCTGTCAGTATCGTGAACAAAATCGCTGCGATCGCCTCCCCCGCATGATGGGTTTTCAAGCAGCGGGATCTGCCCCCCTCGTCAACGGTGCCGTGGTTGTGCATCCAGAAACCGTGGCTACCGCCATTCGCATTGGCAACCCCGCCAATTGGCAGCGGGCGATCGCCGTCAAGGAGGCCAGCCAAGGGGCTTTTAATGCCGTCACCGATGCTGAAATCCTCACGGCTTACTGCCTATTAGCCTCTGAAGAAGGCATTTTCTGTGAACCGGCCAGTGCTGCCTCTGTGGCAGGCTTACTCAAATTAGCCGATCAGGTGCCCAGCGGTGCCACCGTCGTTTGTGTGCTGACCGGCAATGGCCTGAAGGATCCGGACACGGCCTTGCAGCAGGAGAGCGATCGCTTTCATCGCCACATCGACCCAAGCGAAGCCACCGTCGCTAAAGTCATGGGGTTTTAATCACCTCCTAGGAGCCAAGCCAACAGCAGCAAGAAGGATCCCCACAGCACAACGCTGGGAAGATGGACCCAGCCAAAAAACTCCATGGGAACACTCACAAACAGTTGAGTCAGCAGGATGCTGATGTAGCACAGAGCACTCAACAGAACCAGAAAAACCATGGCTCATACCTAGCTAGGCGTTGCCATAGATGGGGATCGCTGCGCCACTGATTGCCCCTGCACTCTCGGAAATGAGATAGGCAATCAGTTGACCAATGGCTGTTGGCGGCACCCACATCGCGGCTTGGTCGCTCCCCATCGCAGCACGGTTGTTGGGGGTATCGATAATACTGGGAAGAATTACATTGGCAGTAATGTTCATCCCTTTGGTTTCAGCAGCGATCGCCCGCGTGAAGGCCACAACAGCGGCTTTGGCAGCACAGTAGGCGGCCAACTCAGCCGTGGGTTCCACCGCCCCGCGTGAACCAATCGTGACAATTCGACCGTAGTGTTGGGGCTGCATCCGTTTAAGGGCGTGTTTACACACTAGGAAGGTGGTTTCAACGTTGAGGGCGAAGCTGTGCTGCCAATCACTCAAGGCAACGTTAGCCGTCGCGCCCATGCTAAAGCCCCCCACTAAATGAACCACTGCATCGAGTTGGGGCATACGATTAATCAGTGCGGCTACTTCACTTTCGTTGTTGAGGTCGGCAGCGACAAAGCGGACATTGGCCAGCTCTGCTGCGGCCAGTTGCTGCTCAAGGTGCTCCCGTCCCACCGCATCAATGTAGGGAATGGTGAGGGTATAGCCCTGAGCCAGTAATACCGGAGCTACCCCTTGACCTAAGCCGCCCGTGCCACCCGTTAACAGGACGGATCGATGCCCTAGCCCACTCATTTTGCACTCCTTACGTTTAGTTGCCGTGCTTTATAAAACGTTTGCAAACTGTGGCGATCGCCCACAAATCGCCAATGCCACGGTTCATAGCTAACCCCTTGCGAATTGCTCTCAGGGAACGATAGTTCAAAGCTAAAGCGAGCAGCATTCACCGCTAACCACTGAAAGGCCGGGGTTTGCTCAAAGGCCACGCTAAGATGAGTGTCGGGCTGGCTGGCATCGCCAATATCAATGGCATACCCTGTATGGTGTTCACTGTAGCCCGGCGGCGCACTCACTAAGGCACGCTCACTCGTTCGTTGTCCTCGCTGTTCCTTCACCTGAAAAAAGAGATAATCTTGATCCTGCTTAGAGCGGAAGCCCGAAAGGGGAACCAGAATAATTCCCTCCTGCTGAGCCGCAGCAACCATGGCTCGAAATCGCTCCGCCGCCGCTCGGCGTAACTGGATCTGGCCGTCGGCACTTACGGGCACTAACTCACTCAGGGGTGCTTCTTCGTAGGGTAAATGCCCCAACAGATTCTCTGTGGGAACCGCAATGGGGTTCCCAACTGCTTCAGCAACGGCTGAGGGTTCCGTAGAACGGCTGAAAACCCAGACACCCCCAGCCATACAACCTAAGCCAATGATGCTGGCGATCGCCCACCGTTTATACAAGGGTTGTTTCTGAAGCCTAACCGCAGAGTCTGTTGGTAAGCGTTCTGCAATAGGAATATCTTG harbors:
- a CDS encoding histidine phosphatase family protein, with amino-acid sequence MRLILVRHGEAVGNDTGVMLGRQDVPLTQRGRQQALALREILPPPDFIYTSPLQRCCEAARLMNPISGLKIQELADLIEIDQGVFTGLTWAQAQEQQPHLCNELEEQDCLVPIPEAESMAAAWQRAKQTWKHLRKHEDEHCVWCISHGGFLQCLVSVVLGSDRLWGINIPPAAWFDFSVRVDVDGRFEAENVRWWQIHGFNLSLPPSA
- the fabG gene encoding 3-oxoacyl-ACP reductase FabG, giving the protein MSGLGHRSVLLTGGTGGLGQGVAPVLLAQGYTLTIPYIDAVGREHLEQQLAAAELANVRFVAADLNNESEVAALINRMPQLDAVVHLVGGFSMGATANVALSDWQHSFALNVETTFLVCKHALKRMQPQHYGRIVTIGSRGAVEPTAELAAYCAAKAAVVAFTRAIAAETKGMNITANVILPSIIDTPNNRAAMGSDQAAMWVPPTAIGQLIAYLISESAGAISGAAIPIYGNA
- a CDS encoding M15 family metallopeptidase, encoding MDQDIPIAERLPTDSAVRLQKQPLYKRWAIASIIGLGCMAGGVWVFSRSTEPSAVAEAVGNPIAVPTENLLGHLPYEEAPLSELVPVSADGQIQLRRAAAERFRAMVAAAQQEGIILVPLSGFRSKQDQDYLFFQVKEQRGQRTSERALVSAPPGYSEHHTGYAIDIGDASQPDTHLSVAFEQTPAFQWLAVNAARFSFELSFPESNSQGVSYEPWHWRFVGDRHSLQTFYKARQLNVRSAK
- the thrC gene encoding threonine synthase translates to MPVIAPPIRPAWHGLIHAYGDFLPVSDRTPIVTLYEGNTPLIPVPRIAERVGRNVSVYVKYDGLNPTGSFKDRGMTMAISKAKEAGAEAVICASTGNTSAAAAAYARRAGLRAYVLVPEGYVAQGKLAQALLYGAEVIAIEGNFDQALDIVRVMADTYPITLVNSVNPYRLEGQKTAAFEVVDSLGNAPDWLCIPMGNAGNITAYWMGFCQYREQNRCDRLPRMMGFQAAGSAPLVNGAVVVHPETVATAIRIGNPANWQRAIAVKEASQGAFNAVTDAEILTAYCLLASEEGIFCEPASAASVAGLLKLADQVPSGATVVCVLTGNGLKDPDTALQQESDRFHRHIDPSEATVAKVMGF